One genomic region from Nostoc sphaeroides encodes:
- a CDS encoding PEP-CTERM sorting domain-containing protein (PEP-CTERM proteins occur, often in large numbers, in the proteomes of bacteria that also encode an exosortase, a predicted intramembrane cysteine proteinase. The presence of a PEP-CTERM domain at a protein's C-terminus predicts cleavage within the sorting domain, followed by covalent anchoring to some some component of the (usually Gram-negative) cell surface. Many PEP-CTERM proteins exhibit an unusual sequence composition that includes large numbers of potential glycosylation sites. Expression of one such protein has been shown restore the ability of a bacterium to form floc, a type of biofilm.) yields MKNIFAKIAAIAATTAAFSVTVAANNPAQAIDLNFSWQGDAGYSAIGSFSYDETTAPTIISEAGSGKTNFLQSLNVSFLDPSKNLLGTYNTLSGGVSQSDFFVFNFNTSTQTLFGGLDIGGGTGVIGEYFFNGTVGDSLRFRQDINQQGTSRTVDQNSASIQVSKVPEPASMLGLLAFAGLGVGSSLKKKQATC; encoded by the coding sequence ATGAAAAACATTTTCGCCAAAATCGCCGCGATCGCAGCAACGACTGCTGCTTTTAGTGTTACTGTTGCTGCTAACAACCCAGCCCAAGCTATTGATTTAAACTTTAGCTGGCAAGGTGATGCTGGTTATTCAGCAATAGGTTCATTTAGCTACGATGAAACTACAGCACCAACAATCATTTCAGAAGCTGGTAGTGGAAAAACCAACTTTTTACAATCCTTGAATGTCTCCTTTTTAGATCCATCTAAAAATCTTCTGGGAACTTATAACACCCTTAGTGGTGGGGTATCACAATCTGATTTCTTTGTTTTCAACTTTAATACTTCCACTCAGACATTGTTTGGTGGACTGGATATAGGAGGAGGAACGGGTGTAATTGGAGAATATTTCTTCAATGGAACGGTTGGCGACTCTTTGCGATTCCGTCAGGATATTAATCAACAGGGAACGTCAAGAACAGTAGATCAAAATTCTGCCTCTATTCAGGTATCCAAAGTCCCTGAACCTGCTTCTATGCTGGGTTTGCTAGCATTTGCTGGGTTGGGTGTAGGTTCATCTTTGAAGAAAAAACAAGCCACTTGCTAG